The Streptomyces cynarae genome contains a region encoding:
- a CDS encoding DUF58 domain-containing protein, whose protein sequence is MALTGRAALLAALGTLPVGIWDPSWTGILAVNGSLALACACDFALAAPVRRLGLTRSGDASVRLGETADVTLTVTNPSGRPLRARLRDAWPPSSWHPGTEVSASRHVLTVPPGERRRVTTRLRPTRRGDRQADRVTIRSYGPLGLFSRQGTHKVPWTVRVLPPFTSRKHLPAKLARLRELDGRTSVLTRGEGTEFDSLREYVPGDDTRSIDWRATARQNSVAVRTWRPERDRHILLVLDTGRTSAGRVGDAPRLDASMDAALLLGALATRAGDRVDLLAYDRRVRALVQGRAAGDVLPSLVNAMATLEPALVETDARGLTATALRSAPRRSLIVLLTTLDTAPIEEGFLPVLPQLTQRHTVLLASVADPHIARMATARGSTEAVYEAAAAAKAHSERTRMAEQLRRHGVTVVDATPEDLAPALADAYLALKAAGRL, encoded by the coding sequence ATGGCACTCACCGGACGCGCCGCGCTCCTAGCGGCACTCGGCACCCTCCCGGTCGGCATCTGGGACCCCAGCTGGACAGGCATCCTCGCCGTCAACGGCTCCCTCGCACTGGCGTGCGCCTGCGACTTCGCACTGGCCGCACCGGTACGCCGACTGGGTCTGACCCGCTCTGGCGACGCCTCCGTACGCCTGGGGGAAACGGCCGACGTGACACTCACGGTCACCAACCCGTCAGGACGGCCGCTGCGCGCCCGCCTACGCGACGCCTGGCCGCCCAGCAGCTGGCACCCCGGAACCGAAGTGAGCGCTTCCCGCCACGTTCTGACGGTCCCTCCGGGTGAGCGCCGCCGCGTGACGACCCGTCTGAGGCCCACCCGCCGAGGCGACCGCCAAGCCGACCGCGTCACCATCCGTTCGTACGGGCCACTCGGCCTCTTCTCCCGCCAAGGGACGCACAAAGTCCCCTGGACGGTCCGGGTTCTGCCTCCCTTCACCAGCCGCAAGCACCTTCCCGCCAAACTGGCCCGCCTACGGGAACTCGACGGCCGCACCAGCGTGCTGACGCGCGGCGAGGGCACGGAGTTCGACAGCCTGCGCGAATACGTCCCCGGGGACGACACCCGCTCCATCGACTGGCGCGCCACGGCACGGCAGAACTCGGTCGCGGTACGCACGTGGCGGCCCGAACGCGACCGTCACATCCTGCTGGTCCTGGACACGGGCCGTACCTCAGCCGGCCGGGTCGGCGACGCCCCACGCCTGGACGCCTCCATGGACGCGGCGCTACTGCTGGGCGCGCTGGCGACCCGTGCAGGAGACCGCGTGGATCTGCTCGCCTACGACCGCCGCGTACGCGCTCTGGTCCAGGGGCGTGCCGCCGGCGACGTCCTGCCGTCGCTGGTCAACGCGATGGCGACGCTGGAGCCGGCACTGGTGGAAACGGACGCACGCGGTCTCACGGCCACCGCACTACGGTCGGCACCCCGGCGCTCGTTGATCGTCCTGCTGACCACACTGGACACAGCGCCCATCGAAGAGGGATTCCTTCCGGTACTGCCCCAGCTCACTCAACGCCATACGGTGCTGCTGGCGTCGGTGGCCGATCCGCACATCGCCCGCATGGCGACGGCGCGCGGCAGCACGGAGGCGGTTTATGAGGCCGCCGCGGCGGCCAAGGCCCATTCGGAACGGACACGCATGGCCGAGCAGCTGCGGCGTCACGGGGTGACGGTCGTGGACGCGACGCCGGAGGATCTGGCGCCGGCGTTGGCGGACGCGTATTTGGCGCTGAAGGCGGCGGGGCGGCTCTGA